Genomic segment of Pseudomonadota bacterium:
GCTGACGGGATTGCGCCCGTCAGCTCGACCCGATCTCGCTCAATCCTTGCTGGTTGGGCGTCTGCATTGCAAAGCGCGAGGCCGTGTGGCACATGGGCCGCGTCGCGATCGGACAGACCGACTCATCTTGTTTCCTTTACCGGGACTTCGCACGTTCCATCCAGACACCCGCCGATGTCCTTCTCAATCCTTTGGCGAACTGGCGGGACGTAGGTGAATGGCAGCACGAGCCAGTAGGTTGGGATATGTTTGCAGAGCAAACGGAAGCAGTCGATGCCCTTAAGCGTGGCCCCTGTGCGCAAGTCTTGAACCGCAATTTCACCGACGAGCAATTGCCCGGTAGGAGGAGTTTCCGTGGTGTCTTCGAAGTGACCCAACCAATCGAACCGATGGTGCATGCGTGCATAGCCAGCACAGCGCTCACACTCAGGGTGCCGGTACAGACGAATCGCCTTCATTCTACGAATCTCATTCTCAAGTTGATGACGCCCAACGTTCCGGTTGTGTACGCCCGACATGGGCATGAACTTATGGGGTGAAAGTCCCCTGTAGGAGTACCGATAATGTCCAATTGTAGGACACATATAACTACTAGCCGAAGGCAAGGGCAATCCCGCGAGGGGTGGTCTGAAGGAAGCCCGAGCGCAAAGGTGCGAGCCGACGGACAGAAAGCGCATAGAAGGCTCAGTCTCCGGGCGAGTCAGCACAAGATGACGAAGCCCACCGGGTACGGGAGATAGGGTAAATGCGGCGGTTGTGCACTGACAGTGGATGCGCGCCCTCCGTGGCGCGCCCCCTTCGGGCGTGCTTCGCACGTCCCGTTTCTTCCCGAAGAAACGGTCATGTTCTTATTCGGGGAGATCCGCCTGGCGTGCGGCCGGGATAGGCCACGGGAGCCGGACTGAGGACCATGTCGAAAGGCATGGGGTAACCACCGGACCCTACCGCTTGTTTTTGACAGCGCGTCCAGCGGTAACGCGGGGCGTGACCGGGCAGAAGTCAGCAGAGGCCATAATAGCCGTGATCCAGGAGGGAGCCACGGTGAAGGGTCGAACACGAAAGTACAAGGAGGAGCCGTGATGCACTCGCCTTCGGCAACGAGCCCGACCGGGGGAGCCGAGGCGCGGCGTGTATTCACGCAGCCAGCCTTGCACGATGACCTGATGGGGCGACGGCACGACACTCACGTCACGGACGCCGGTTTTGCCAATCCTGCAAGCCACCACGCTGCATCGCGGAAGCGGCCCAAGGAAGTACCAAGTCTGCCACCGTGCGATGCTAAAGCCGCATGATCTGAACAACTCGTGCCATTCCGACCTCGTACGGATCGCCCCTCAAGGCCGATCCGAATTGAGGGACCTGGCTCCGCGCTTTCGGAGGGACGGATCAATAGATTTGCCATGGCCAATCCCGAGCACGCTCCTCACACGGCAAACGCGCCGAGGAGGCGCTGCGTCATGCGGGCCTGTGGGATCGCATCCAGGACCATCTGGTCTTGGGCGAGAACGTCTCCGATACCGCTCACTTAGCGACTGCCGGAGGGGCTCAGGGTGGCATCATCGCCTATTCCCAGGCGCTCTCGCCATCGGTCTCGAAGTTCGGCCGCTACGCGCTCATCCCGGACGCCTGGCACGAGCCTTTGAAGCAACGCATGGTGCTGATCAAGGGCGCGAACGAAACCACACAAGCGTTCTACTGGTACCTGCAGCAACCCGCCGCGCGGGATATCCTGCGACGCTACGGCCTCACCCTGCCGGGCGAACAGTAAGACCGGGGTTTGATGGATTGCTATCGGGTGGACGTGGCGACGATTCGGACGTGTCGGCGATCGTCTACAATGGTGTGCTGAACCGTGAGGAAACCTTGACCTGGGCCGCGGGGCAGCGCCGCGAGGGAATGAGCGGCGGATGCAGACCGCTCCCTCCTTCGGCCCCGACAGACGGGGTACGGCACCGCGACAGGTCCCCCGCATAGGTACTATGGAATTCAAATGCCAGTAGCCGCGGGTCCGCCGCCGACAGGCGAGGACGCCACCAAGCGGGTGCGCGAGACGGTGGACGCCGTCTACCGCTCCGAGTCGCGCCGTGTCTTGGCCACCCTGATCCGCCTGCTCGGGGACTTCGACCTAGCCGAGGAAGCCCTGCACGACGCCTTCAGAGCAGCGCTGGAGCAGTGGCCGCGGGATGGTGTACCTGCCAATCCGCGGGCGTGGCTCGTTTCGGCGGGGCGCTTCAAGGCGATAGACGGCATGCGCCGGCGCGCCCGATTCGATGCTCTGGACGATTGTACGGAACAAGTCGACGCTGGCATCGACGAGACCGCAGCGCGCGACGACGAGGGCGTCGAGGACGATCGGCTGCGGCTGATCTTCACCTGCTGCCATCCAGCCTTGCCGCCGGACGCCCAGGTAGCGCTGACGCTGCGCGAAGTATGCGACCTCACGACCGAGGAGATCGCGCGCGCGTTCCTGACCGCTGCGCCCACGCTCGCCCAGCGGATCGTGCGTGCCAAGGCAAAGATCCGCGACGCGCGCATTCCCTATGAGGTGCCATCGCTGACCGATCTCCCGGATCGAGTGGACAGCGTGCTGCGCGTGGTTTACCTCGTGTTCAACGAAGGCTACTCCGCGTCATCCGGTGCGTCGCTGACGCGCCACGATCTGTCGGGCGAGGCGATCCGCTTGGGAAGGCTGCTGGTCGAGTTGCTGCCGGAGCCCGAGGCGCTGGGCCTCCTCGCGCTGATGCTGCTGCAGGAATCGCGGCGCGCCGCGCGCAGCTCGCCGGCGGGCGAACTGGTACTCCTGGCCGAACAGGACCGCTCGCTCTGGAACCGGGATCAGATCGCGGAGGGATCGGCGCTGGTGGAGCGGGCGGTCGGGTCGCGCCGGTTCGGTCCGTACACACTGCAAGCGGCGATCGCCGCGGTCCACGCCAACGCCCCCAGCGCCGCCGCGACCCACTGGGCCCAGATCGTCGGATTGTATGACCTGCTGGCGCGGGCCGAACCGTCGCCCGTGGTCGAACTGAACCGCGCCGTGGCGGTGGCGATGCGCGATGGTCCTTTGACCGGTCTTGATCTCATCGACGCCATCCTGGCGCGCGGCGATCTCGCAAACTACCACCTGGCGCACGCGGCGCGCGCCGACCTGTGCCGGCGGCTGGGGCGGACAGCGGAAGCCCGCGCCTCCTACCAACGCGCCCTCGGCTTCACGAGGCAGGAGCCGGAGCAACGGTTTCTCGAGCGCCGGCTGCGCGAACTACTGGGTTGAGGCGGCGAACGTAGATCTAGACAGGCGGGCTATGAGGGCGAGATCCATCGTCTGTCCTCCTGCCGGCGCATGGGGATCCGAGCGCAACGCTCTCGCGCGGCACTCCGATGTCGATTTTTGCCTTCTTCGAACGACTATCCGATGTGAACAAGTTTTCCAGGCCGAACCGGAGATGTTGGGCGGCTTCCTCAACGCGACCAGCACCAAGGACTGGGTGCGGCATCACGACCGGCACGGCGACGGCCCAAGGGATACGACAGTGGTTGAGGGGTAGGAAGCCACCCGAGCCGTTTCATCATTTTGAATCAAATCGAGGAGATCGCTATGGATACCAAAGACAAGCTCCACGGCGCCCCAGTTGGTGTGAGCTGCTAACCACCGACGTTGCGGACGCCAAGCGCTTTTACAGCAAGCTCTTGGTACTGATCTACTGAGACCAGGCGGACGTCGCCGTATACGCCTCACGAGCGGTGTCGATCCGGACACCCGCAGTTCGACTGATTGATGGAGTCGCAGATGAAATACATGTTACTCATTTACCTTGACGAGCTGGCGTTGAGCGAGACCGAACGGGAGGACTGTTACGTGGAGTCCACGCAGCTCGCACAACAGATTAAATCAAGCGGCCAGTATCTGGCCGCCAACCCGTTGCACCCGACATCAACCGCGACCAGCGTCCGGGTGCGGGACGGCAAACGGTTCGTGACCGACGGTCCGTTCGCGGAGACGCGCGAACAACTGGGCGGTTACTTCTTAGTCGACGCCCGGGATCTCGACGAGGCGATCGGTATCGCCGCACGGATCCCGATGGCGCGCAAGGGTACCGTCGAGGTCCGGCCGGTGATCGACATCGCGGGCCTGCCGACTGATCAATAACGAGGATATAGGAGATGCCGATGAAGATTGAACCGCAGAAAGAACACCAGTGGCTGCAGAAGCTCGTTGGTGAATGGGCCTATGAGTCCGAGTGTTCGATGGAACCCGGCAAGCCGCCCGAGAGGTTCGCGGGGTCGGAGCGCGTGCGTTCGCTGGGTGGCCTCTGAGTGCTGTGCGAGGGCTCCGGCGAGATGCCCGGCGGAGGCATGGCGACGACATTGATGACCCTTGGCCACGACCCGCAGAAGCGGCAGTACGTCGGGAGTTTTGTGGCATCGATGATGACCTACCTATGGGTGTACGATGGGTCGTTGGACGCGGGGGGAAAGGTACTGACGCTCAATGCCGAGGGCCCGAGCCGCACCGACGATGGAGAGTTCGTGAGGTACAAGGACGTGATCGAGGTCAAGAGCGACGACCACCGGGTGATGACGTCGCATTCGCTGGGCGATGATGGGAAATGGCACCCATTTATGACGGCGAACTATCGGCGGACGACGTAGTGACCGCAGCGCTGCAACTCAAGGGTGTGGATGCGTACGGAAAGCACTGGCAAGCGTGTCTTTGCCTGTGTCCGCACCGATGATATCTTCGAGATCCACGACCTGCACATCGCTGCAGGCTACGACGTGGCCTTTAGCCATGGCCCCAGCCGTTGCAGCGGAACAGGAGGTGCCCCGATGTTTCTGACTCTACAAGTCTTGGCTGTCGTACTCGTGTCGGTGGCAATGGCGCTCGCGCTCGCCCATGCGCTCGAGCTGCCTGGCAAACTGCGGCTGTCGAAGGCGGCATACCTCAGCACACAGCCGATCTACTATCCGGGTTTCACGATCGGTGGAATGGTCGGCGAGGCCGGAGGCCTGTTGACCACGCTCCTACTCGTGCTTGCGATGCCGGCGGGAACCGCGGAGTTTTGGCTAACGCTCGGTACGTTCGTTGTCCTGTTGGCGATGCACGCCGCGTATTGGGTGCTGACCCATCCCGTGAACATTTCTGGCTCAAGGATTTTAAACTCGAAGGTGCCAGCGGCCACTTCTTTTCATTCGATCCGTTGAAGCGAGAAGCCGATGCGCGCACGCAGGACTGGACGGTGCTGCGGAACCGCTGGGAGCTTTCGCACGTCCTGCGTGCGGGACTTGGCCTGCTCGGTCTGACGCTGCTCGCCGCGGCAGTTGTGCTCTGAACGATGGTGCGCCGTCCAAATCGAGCGGCTATGATTTTCTTGTCGACTGTCATCGCCGTGCTCAGCGTCATAGTCGTATCGCTCGCGATCCCGTTGGAGGTCTGGCGGACCGGGCGTCTGGAGGCTCCGCCGCTCGATCTCGTCAGCGGCGGGCAGCTCGTGTCGCGATCGAGCCGGATCTGGATCGATACAGATGCGGCCTGTGGCGCGACACCGACGACGGATCCTGACGATTGCCTGGCCATTGTCTGGCTCGCCGCGAATGGGCCCAACATCGTAGGCATCTCGTCCAGCTACGGAAATGCCAGCGCCGATATCGTCGAGCGCACGACGGAGGCGCTCGTTGCCACAATGGGGAACAGTGGGCTCCCGCGCATTACCGTCTGGCGCGGCGCGGCAGGTCCCCTCCCAAATTCCGGCAATGCAACGCAGCCGGCCCACGCGGCGCTTCGCGCTGAGTTGGAGCAGGGCCCGCTCACGATTCTCGCCTTGGGCCCGCTGACCAACGTGGCCGCGGCCCTCGACGGCCGGCCCGATCTGCAGCGCAATGTCGCGGGGCTCGTCTCCGTGATGGGTCACAGGCCGGGGCACATCTTCCATCCATCCGAGGGATCGGAGCGCGGCATGTTGCTGGGACACGGGCCCATCTTTCGCGACCTGAACTTCGCCAAGGACGAGGTCGCGGCACGATCGGTTTTGCGCATGCGCCCGCCGATGACGCTGGTCTCGTACGATGCGGCGCGCCAGGTTCGGATCACGGCCGACGATCTTGACAGGCTGACCCGGCTGGGACCGGCGTTCGCGTGGGTGGCCAGCAGAGCCCGCGGGTGGCTCGATTACTGGCATGTCGACATCGGCCAGCCCGGCTTCTATCCATTCGACTGGGTAGCCGCCGCATACGTGGCGGAGCCTGGCCTGTTCGGCTGCGCCGTGACAAACGCCTGGATTGCCGACGAGTGGGCGTTCTGGCTCTACCCTCGTCCAAGCCTGCTGGTCGGTGCGCAGACCCCGGCGAACGCCACTGTAAAGGCCGACTTGATCTATTGTCCACAGGCCAACCCCTCACTTCACGGCTATCTCCTGACAGGTGATAACAAAGTGGAGACGTGATTTAAGAGCGTACCCCGGGGTCGGCAGGATGACGCTGAACAGGAGCAAGTACGGAGGCGAGCGTGGCCGCCAGAAAGCGTCACTGAACCTGTCGATTGCGCGGACCTTCGTTCGACTAGAGAGTAGAGCCGGGGGTTGAGCCGGTCGAATCCGCTCGGACGCCCAGCTTTTAACCAGAAACTAGAAGGAGAAATTACGATGATCAAGCCGCAAGTAAAGCCCGTTCCGGAGTGGATGCACACCGTGACGCCGCACTTGATTTGTGCCGGCGCAGCCGATGCCATCGAGTTTTACAAGAAGGCGTTCGATGCCGTGGAAATGGCGCGGGTGCCGGGTCCACAGGGCAAACTCATCCATGCTTGTATCCGAATAGGTGATTCGGTGGTCATGCTGGTTGACGAATTCCCCGACTGGGGTTCATTCGGACCGAAGTCACTCAATGGTTCACCGGTCACTATCCATCTCCAGGTCGAGGATGTCGACGCGGTGTTCGAACGTGCCGTCCGTGTTGGGGCGAAGATTACGATGCCACTCGAGGACATGTTCTGGGGCGATCGTTATGGCAAACTCGAAGACCCGTTTGGTCATCATTGGTCGGTAGCCACGCACATTCGCGATGTGAGTCCGGAAGAGATGCAACAGGCGGCGCAGAAAGCATGTGGCTAGCAAGCCTGAATTTCGTAGGCGGGTGGAGTAGGACTTCTGCGATAGGCACAGGGCGTGGACGTGCCTGCGTCCGAATCCGCCCACAAGCGCAGCTCTCAATCGTTACCACAAGGAGTTACCACGATGCGATTCATGATTTTGGTCAAAGCCGACAAGAACACGGAAGCGGGCGTTCTCGCCAACGAGAAGCTCCTTACCGAGATGGGGAAGTACAACGAAGAGCTGGTGAAAGCCGGCGTGCTGCTCGCGGGCGAGGGGCTCCAGCCGAGCTCGAAAGGCGCGCGCGTCCAGTTCTCTGGAGAGAAGCTGACCGTGATCGACGGGCCCTTCACCGAGGCGAAGGAGCTAATCGCCGGCTTCTGGCTATGGCAGGTGAAGTCGAAGGAAGAGGCGATCGAATGGGTCAAGCGCTGCCCCAATCCCGCTGGCACGGAGGCCGAGATCGAGATCCGCCAGGTGTTCGAGGCGGAGGATTTTGGTGCCGAGCTCACGCCCGAGCTCAGGGAGGCGGAGGAGCGCATGCGCGAACACATCCAGAAATCCGGCAAGCCGTAGGGCGCGAAACCGTAGTGGCGGCGCGCTGCGAGTCGGTGTCGCCGAAGGATCTCGCGCAGGACGCGCTCGTCACGGCGACGATCTCGTGCGCCTCGTGTTGACATCCAATGCTCTCTGCCGAGGCCCGCGTTGCGCTCACGCTGCGCTTGCTCGGAGGTCTGACGACCGAGGAGATCGCGCGTGCAGTCCTCGTCCCGGAGCCGACCGTGGCCCAGCGAATCGTCCGGGCCGAGCGCACCCTCGCCGAGGCACGCGTCCTCTTCGAGATCCCCGCGCACACGAGCCCGCCCCCCCGTCTGTCGTCGGTGCTCCAGGTCCTCTACCTCGTCTTCAACGAAGACTAGTCGGCGACCGCCGCTGACGACTGGATGCGACTTGCGCTGTGTGACGAGGCGCTGCATCTCGACCGCATCCTGGCCGAGCTCGCTGCAAAGGAGCCGGAAGTCC
This window contains:
- a CDS encoding substrate-binding domain-containing protein, which codes for MQDHLVLGENVSDTAHLATAGGAQGGIIAYSQALSPSVSKFGRYALIPDAWHEPLKQRMVLIKGANETTQAFYWYLQQPAARDILRRYGLTLPGEQ
- a CDS encoding RNA polymerase sigma factor; amino-acid sequence: MPVAAGPPPTGEDATKRVRETVDAVYRSESRRVLATLIRLLGDFDLAEEALHDAFRAALEQWPRDGVPANPRAWLVSAGRFKAIDGMRRRARFDALDDCTEQVDAGIDETAARDDEGVEDDRLRLIFTCCHPALPPDAQVALTLREVCDLTTEEIARAFLTAAPTLAQRIVRAKAKIRDARIPYEVPSLTDLPDRVDSVLRVVYLVFNEGYSASSGASLTRHDLSGEAIRLGRLLVELLPEPEALGLLALMLLQESRRAARSSPAGELVLLAEQDRSLWNRDQIAEGSALVERAVGSRRFGPYTLQAAIAAVHANAPSAAATHWAQIVGLYDLLARAEPSPVVELNRAVAVAMRDGPLTGLDLIDAILARGDLANYHLAHAARADLCRRLGRTAEARASYQRALGFTRQEPEQRFLERRLRELLG
- a CDS encoding YciI family protein, with the protein product MKYMLLIYLDELALSETEREDCYVESTQLAQQIKSSGQYLAANPLHPTSTATSVRVRDGKRFVTDGPFAETREQLGGYFLVDARDLDEAIGIAARIPMARKGTVEVRPVIDIAGLPTDQ
- a CDS encoding nucleoside hydrolase; this encodes MSTVIAVLSVIVVSLAIPLEVWRTGRLEAPPLDLVSGGQLVSRSSRIWIDTDAACGATPTTDPDDCLAIVWLAANGPNIVGISSSYGNASADIVERTTEALVATMGNSGLPRITVWRGAAGPLPNSGNATQPAHAALRAELEQGPLTILALGPLTNVAAALDGRPDLQRNVAGLVSVMGHRPGHIFHPSEGSERGMLLGHGPIFRDLNFAKDEVAARSVLRMRPPMTLVSYDAARQVRITADDLDRLTRLGPAFAWVASRARGWLDYWHVDIGQPGFYPFDWVAAAYVAEPGLFGCAVTNAWIADEWAFWLYPRPSLLVGAQTPANATVKADLIYCPQANPSLHGYLLTGDNKVET
- a CDS encoding VOC family protein; translated protein: MIKPQVKPVPEWMHTVTPHLICAGAADAIEFYKKAFDAVEMARVPGPQGKLIHACIRIGDSVVMLVDEFPDWGSFGPKSLNGSPVTIHLQVEDVDAVFERAVRVGAKITMPLEDMFWGDRYGKLEDPFGHHWSVATHIRDVSPEEMQQAAQKACG
- a CDS encoding YciI family protein; amino-acid sequence: MRFMILVKADKNTEAGVLANEKLLTEMGKYNEELVKAGVLLAGEGLQPSSKGARVQFSGEKLTVIDGPFTEAKELIAGFWLWQVKSKEEAIEWVKRCPNPAGTEAEIEIRQVFEAEDFGAELTPELREAEERMREHIQKSGKP